In Oenanthe melanoleuca isolate GR-GAL-2019-014 linkage group LGE22, OMel1.0, whole genome shotgun sequence, the following proteins share a genomic window:
- the MYL6 gene encoding myosin light polypeptide 6 isoform X1: protein MCDFSEEQTAEFKEAFQLFDRTGDGKILYSQCGDVMRALGQNPTNAEVMKVLGNPKSDEMNVKTLSFEQFLPMMQTIAKNKDQGCFEDYVEGLRVFDKEGNGTVMGAEIRHVLVTLGEKMTEEEVEQLVAGHEDSNGCINYEELVRMVLSG, encoded by the exons ATG TGCGACTTCTCGGAGGAGCAGACCGCGG AGTTCAAGGAGGCGTTCCAGCTCTTTGACCGCACGGGCGATGGGAAGATCCTGTACAGCCAGTGCGGGGACGTGATGCGGGCGCTGGGGCAGAACCCGACCAACGCCGAGGTGATGAAGGTGCTGGGCAACCCCAAGAGCGATG AGATGAACGTGAAGACGCTGAGCTTCGAGCAGTTCCTGCCCATGATGCAGACGATCGCCAAGAACAAGGACCAGGGCTGCTTCGAGGATTACGTGGAGGGGCTGCGGGTGTTCGACAAGGAGGGCAACGGCACCGTCATGGGGGCTGAGATCCGCCACGTCCTCGTCACCCTGg GTGAGAAGATGACggaggaggaggtggagcaGCTGGTGGCCGGGCACGAGGACAGCAACGGCTGCATCAACTACGAAG AGCTGGTCCGGATGGTGCTGAGCGGCTGA
- the MYL6 gene encoding myosin light polypeptide 6 isoform X2 produces the protein MCDFSEEQTAEFKEAFQLFDRTGDGKILYSQCGDVMRALGQNPTNAEVMKVLGNPKSDEMNVKTLSFEQFLPMMQTIAKNKDQGCFEDYVEGLRVFDKEGNGTVMGAEIRHVLVTLGEKMTEEEVEQLVAGHEDSNGCINYEAFVRHILSG, from the exons ATG TGCGACTTCTCGGAGGAGCAGACCGCGG AGTTCAAGGAGGCGTTCCAGCTCTTTGACCGCACGGGCGATGGGAAGATCCTGTACAGCCAGTGCGGGGACGTGATGCGGGCGCTGGGGCAGAACCCGACCAACGCCGAGGTGATGAAGGTGCTGGGCAACCCCAAGAGCGATG AGATGAACGTGAAGACGCTGAGCTTCGAGCAGTTCCTGCCCATGATGCAGACGATCGCCAAGAACAAGGACCAGGGCTGCTTCGAGGATTACGTGGAGGGGCTGCGGGTGTTCGACAAGGAGGGCAACGGCACCGTCATGGGGGCTGAGATCCGCCACGTCCTCGTCACCCTGg GTGAGAAGATGACggaggaggaggtggagcaGCTGGTGGCCGGGCACGAGGACAGCAACGGCTGCATCAACTACGAAG CCTTTGTGCGACACATCTTGTCAGGGTGA
- the RNF41 gene encoding E3 ubiquitin-protein ligase NRDP1, whose amino-acid sequence MGYDVARFQGDVDEDLICPICSGVLEEPVQAPHCEHAFCNACITQWFSQQQTCPVDRSVVTVAHLRPVPRIMRNMLSKLQISCDNAVFGCTAVVRLDNLTAHLSDCEHNPKRPVTCEQGYQGPPLQPEPIVPTPSTATPVPPTQ is encoded by the exons ATGGGGTATGATGTGGCTCGGTTCCAGGGGGACGTGGACGAGGACCTGATCTGCCCCATCTGCAGCGGCGTGCTGGAGGAGCCCGTGCAg GCGCCGCACTGCGAGCACGCCTTCTGCAACGCGTGCATCACGCAGTGGTTCTCGCAGCAGCAGACGTGCCCCGTGGACCGCAGCGTGGTGACGGTGGCGCACCTGCGGCCGGTGCCGCGCATCATGCGCAACATGCTGTCCAAGCTGCAGATCAGCTGCGACAACGCCGTGTTCGGCTGCACCGCCGTGGTGCGCCTCGACAACCTGACGGCGCACCTGAGCGACTGCGAGCACAACCCCAAACGGCCCGTCACCTGCGAGCAGGGAT ACCAAGGTCCCCCCCTGCAGCCGGAGCCCATCGTGCCCACCCCCAGCACGGCCACCCCCGTGCCCCCCACCCAGTGA